In the genome of Pseudomonas fluorescens, the window TGAAAACCGTTGGGCCCGGGGTTAGCGCATTATTGCGCCTTTTGCGGTTGTTGCGCTTTCCAGGCCTTGAACTCGGTCCACTCGGCGCGGCGTTCAGCCTGTTTTTTCTGGATCTCGTCGAATTTCTTTTGTTGATCCGGTTTCAGCAAGGCGCGCACGTCCGCTTCAGCCTTCTTGTGGTTGGCGGCCATCTCGTCCTTCATGGCTTTCTGGTCGGCTGGCGGGAGTTTCTCCAGGTACTTATCGACCAGTTGCTTACGCTCGTGCATCTGCTCGCCCATGATCTTGCGGATCTGCTCGCGCTGTTCGCGGCTCAGGTCCAGTTCACTGTACGGGCCTTTGCCGTGCATGCCGTGCATCTGACCGCCGTGGCGCGAACCGTCCATCGACCCATCCATGGGGCCAGCGCCTTCAGGCATGGCCATGGCAACGGTCGGCAGGGCAGCAGCGAACATCAGAGCGATAAGAGTCTTGCGCATGGTGTATCTCCTTGTCTCGTTCCCGGTACGTTCCGGATGAGTACAGATTACGCAGATCAAGGTCAGCGGCGGTCAGCGGAGGGTAAAGCTTTGGTAAACATGATTTTCGGCTGACCTGACAAAGCGGCAGCTCCTACGGGGTTCAGAGGCTGTAGTAATAGCCGCGGCTGCGCAGGGCAACGATGCGCGGTCGGCCATCGGGGTGTGGGCCGATCTTCTTGCGCAGGTTGCTGACGTGCATGTCCAGGCTGCGGTCGTACAGGGTCAGCTTGCGGCCGAGGGCGATCTGCGCCAGTTCCTGTTTGTCCAGGGGTTCGCCGGGTTGCTTGAGCAAGGCTTCCAGCAGGCGGCTTTCGGAGACGGTGAGGGTGAATTCCTGTTCGTCGATGCTGACCACACCGCGCACCGGGCTGAAACACAGGTCGCCCAGTTGCATCTGGCTGGACACCGCTGCCGGGTGGCTACGGCGCAGGACTGCGCGCAGGCGGGCGGTCAGTTCCCGTGGATCGCAGGGTTTGGCCAGGTAATCGTCGGCGCCGAGCTCCAGGCCGAGGATACGGTCCAGGGGCTCGCCCCGGGCCGAGAGCATCAGCACCGGCAAATCCGGGTGGTCGCTGCGCAACTGCTTGAGCAGTTCCAGGCCGCTGCCATCGGGCAACATCACATCCAGCACTACGGCCGCCGGGGCGGTTTCGGCCAGCGCGCGGCGTGCGCTCTGGCCGTCGTGACAGGCACGTACCTGAAACCCTTCCTGGCTCAGCCAACTGCTCAGGAGCTCACACAGTTCCTGGTCATCATCAATAAGTAACAGCTCGCTCATGACTCACTCAATTTAGCCATTGTCGACGTTTTCGACTTGCTCCACTGGCGAAGATACCGCAGAGCAGAGCCAATAGCGCTACCCCGGCGCCAATGACGAACCATTGTTGCTGGTCGGTCAGCAGGCGCGGCAGCGGACTGCTGGCCTGGGCTTCCTTGAGTTGCAGCTTCAACCGCTGGTTCTCCTGGCGCAACCGGGCCAGCAGCGGGCTTTCGCGTTCGCTCTCGGCAGTTTGCAATTGCTTGTTCAGATCTTCCCGTTGCCGTTCGCTTTCTTTCAAGCGTTGCTGCAGCTCGGTGATCTGGCTGCCGGCGCTCAAGGACAGAGGCGTCGAATTGCCACCCTCGGCGTATTCTTCACCGTGGGCGGGCGCCCCGATCGACAACGTGACCAACATCAGACACAACGGACCCTTGCGCATGGCGACTCCTGGTTCCAATACGAGTATTGGGGAAGTTGTCGGCCGGCAAACGAGAATAATGAGCGATTGAGAACGCGATGAACCGATATGGTTCACCGCGTGGGGGCAGTTGAAAGAAGAAAGTTACGGAAGGACTTGCTTGAACGGCTTGACCAGCACGTTGGCGTAGACGCCTGCGGCGATGTACGGATCGGCGTCGGCCCAGGCCTGGGCAGCGCTCAGGGAGTCGAATTCGGCGACGATCAGGCTGCCGGTGAAACCCGCAGCGCCCGGATCATTGCTGTCGATCGCCGGGTGTGGGCCGGCCAATACGATGCGACCTTCGCCCTTGAGCACTTGCAGGCGCTCGAGGTGTGCAGGCCGTGCGGCCAGGCGGGCTTCCAGGGAGTTGGCGACGTCTGTGGCAATGATTGCGTAAAGCATGTCAGTCCTCGGTTTTAGGCGATGTGGTATCGGCGTCGTGCAGATGGCGGGACAGGTAGATGCCCTGGCCGACCAGGAACAGCAAAGTCATGCCCAGGCTGCCGAAGACCTTGAAGTCGACCCAGTAGCTCTGGAAGGTGAACGCAACAAACAGGTTGGCGGCACCGCAAAACAGGAAGAAGGCGATCCAGGCGATGTTCAGGCGCGTCCAGACCGGCTCCGGCAGGGTCAGCGCGTGGCCCATGATGCGCTTGATCAGCAGGCTGTCACCGACGAAGTGGCTACCGATGAACGCCAGGGCGAACAGCCAGTTGACCACCGGGGCTTTCCACTTCAGGAACGTCTCGCTGTGGAACGCCAGGGTCAGGCTGCCGAAGACCAGGCAGGCGATCAGGGTCAGCCACTGGCTCTTCTCCAGCTTGCGCTGCTTGATGAACAGTGTGCCGTAGACCGCCAGGGAACTGACGATCAGCATCGCGGTGGCGCTGTAGATACCGCCTACAGTGACCTCATGACCGGCGATGTCGACGACCCGTGGATCGATTTTGAAGACGATGAAAAACAGCAGGAGCGGGATGAAATCGATGAATTGTTTCACAGTGGCAGCCAGAAGCAGGATGTGGCGGCATAATAACAAACATATGGGCGCGCGATAGCGCCAGCTGATTTGAGGTTACAAAGCCCTGTGAATGTTGATTTGCACTGCCATAGCACGGCCTCCGATGGCGCCCTGGCGCCTGCGGTTCTGGTGGCGCGGGCGTTCGAGAAAGGCGTGCGAGTCCTGGCCTTGACCGATCACGACACCCTCGAGGGCCTCGACGAGGCCCGGCACGCGGCTACCGCGCTGGGGATGCAACTGGTCAACGGCGTCGAATTGTCCTGCACCTGGGGCGGCGCGACCATTCATGTCCTGGGCTACGGTTTTGACGTGAACGCCGCGCCGTTGGTCGAGGCCATCGCCAGATTGCATGATGGCCGCTGGCTACGCTCCGAGGAAATCAGCCGCAAACTGGCGCTCAAAGGCATGCCGGGGGCGCTGGAGGGTGCCCGGCAGATCCAGCAGGAGTTGGGCGACAGCGGTAACGCGCCGGCCCGCCCGCATTTCGCCGACTGGATGGTGCGTGAAGGTTTCGTCAAGGACCGCGCGGAGGCGTTCCGCAAATGGCTGGGCGCCGGCAAGCTGGGCGACGTCAAGCAACACTGGCCGACCCTGGAAGAAACCGTCGAAACCCTGCGCGCAGCCAAGGCCTGGGTCAGCCTGGCACACCCATGGCACTATGAATTCACGCGCAGCAAGCGACGTCGTCTGATTGCCGACTATATTCAAGCAGGGGGCCACGCCATCGAAGTGGTCAATGGTTACCAGCCTGCCGAGCAAGTGGGCAGCCTGGCCATTCTGGCCCGCGAGTTCGGTCTGCTGGTCAGCGCCGGCAGTGATTTTCATGGCCCTGGAGGCTGGTCGGAGATCGGTGAATACCGGTCACTCCCGGAGGATCTGCCGCCGCTATGGTGTCGATTCAAACATGACCCAGTTATTGCCGCCGTCTGAACAGGTAGAGAATGTGAGTCAATTTTTCCAGATTCATCCGGAAAACCCGCAAGCGCGCCTGATCAAACAGGCAGTCGAAATCATCCGCAAGGGCGGGGTGGTGATTTATCCCACGGACTCTTCCTACGCCATAGGTTGCCAGATCGGCGACAAGGTGGCCGTGGAGCGCGTTCGGCGCCTGCGGCAACTGGATGAGAAGCACAACTTCGCGCTGATCTGCAGCGACCTGTCACAACTGGGCCTGTTCGCCAAGATCGACACCGGCACGTTCCGTATCCTCAAGGCCCATCTGCCGGGACCGTATACCTTCATTCTCAACGCCACCCGCGAAGTACCGCGGCTGTTGTTGCACCCGAAGAAACGCACCATCGGCCTGCGTGTGCCGAGCCACCCGATTGCCCTGGCGCTACTGGCTGAACTGGGTGAACCCTTGATGAGCGTGACCCTGATCATGCCAGGCGATGAAGATCCGTTGAGCGACCCGCACGAAATGCGCCAGTTGCTCGAACACCAGGTCGATCTGATCATCGACGGCGGTTTCGGCGGGATCAAGGCGTCCACCGTGATCAGCCTCGCCGACGGCGAGCCGGAAGTCATTCGCGTTGGTTGCGGCGACCCTGCGCCGTTCATGGTCGAGGCCTAGATGTCCGCAGTAGAGCCCGTCGACAGTCAGGCCGGAGCCCAGCAGGAGCTGCCCTTCGCCATGGTCTATGGCCAGGCGGTCATGGAAATGCCGCTGGACCTTTACATCCCGCCGGATGCCCTCGAGGTCTTTCTCGAGGCGTTCGAAGGCCCGCTCGACCTGCTGCTGTACCTGATCCGCAAACAGAACATCAACATCCTCGACATCCCGGTGGCGGAAATCACTCGCCAGTACATGGGCTACGTCGAGTTGATGCAGTCGGTGCGCCTGGAACTGGCCGCCGAGTACCTGGTGATGGCCGCGATGCTGGCCGAGATCAAGTCGCGGATGCTGCTGCCACGGGCCGAAACCGTCGAAGACGAAGAGGAAGACCCGCGCGCCGAACTGATCCGCCGCTTGCAGGAGTACGAGCGTTTCAAGGCTGCCGCCGAAGGCATCGACGGCCTGAGTCGCGTCGGTCGTGATGTGGTGGTGCCCAAGCTTGACGCTCCGGAGGCCCGGGCGCGCAAGCTGCTACCAGACGTGCGTCTTTCCGAGTTGCTGCTGTCGATGGCCGAGGTCTTGCGCCGTGGCGACATGTTTGAGAGCCATCAGGTCAGCCGCGAGGCGCTATCGACCCGTGAACGCATGAGTGATGTGCTGGAGCGCCTCAAGGGCGGCGGTTTCGTGCCGTTTGTCGAGCTGTTCACCGCAGAAGAAGGGCGCCTGGGGGTGGTGGTGACCTTCATGGCGATCCTTGAATTGGTCAAGGAATCGCTGGTCGAGCTGGTGCAGAATGAGCCATTTGCCGCGATCCACGTGCGAGCCCGAGCCGAATAACGAGTCGAAACATGAACCTGACTGAACCCCGCGATCTGGCACCCTTGCTTGAAGCCTTTCTGTTGGCCTCGGGAAAGCCGCAATCTTTGGAAAGCCTGTTCGAACTCTTCGAGGAGGGCGAGCGCCCGGAACCGCCGGTCTTCAAGAAGGCCCTGACGATTCTCGCCAAGTCCTGCGATGGCCGCGCGTTTGAACTCAAGGAAGTGGCCTCGGGGTATCGCCTGCAAATTCGCGAGAAGTTTGCGCCTTGGGTCGGGCGCCTGTGGGAAGAGCGCCCGCAGCGTTACTCCCGTGCCATGCTGGAAACCATGGCGCTGATCGCCTATCGCCAGCCGATCACCCGTGGCGAAATCGAAGACGTGCGGGGCGTGGCGGTCAACAGCAACATCGTCAAGACCTTGATGGAGCGCGAGTGGATCCGCATCGTCGGCTACCGCGACGTGCCCGGCAAACCGGCGATGTTCGCCACCACCAAGGCGTTCCTCGATCACTTCAACCTGAAGAACCTCGACGACCTGCCACCGTTGGCGGAGCTGCGCGAGCTGGAACCGGATCCGGTGCTCGACTTCGACGACGCGCCGGTGCCCGCAGCCCTGCAAGAGCTGGCCGATGCCAGCGCTGAGCCGGAGGAGCCGAAGGAAGAGACCAGTTTCCACACGCTGTTGCTGGAACTGGACAGTATGGAAGAGGGGATCAAGACCGACTTCGACGATTTGTTGCGTGATGGCGCGCCGCCTGAGTTCGATCCGGAGCAACCGGTTATCGAGCCAGAAGTCGAAGCGGCACAGCCCGAGCCTGAACCGGAAGGCGAGCCTGAGCCGGACATTGAACCGGAGCAGGACGACGACATCCTCGGCGTTGCCGAAGCCCGGGAAAAACTCCTGGCCGCGGTTGCCGCCCTCGAACAGCCGAAACCCGAGCCGGAGCTGTCGGACGAAGAAGCCGAAGCCCAGGCCCTGGCCGAGGCCATCGAAGCAGAACGCCGCCAGTTCGAAGACTGATACGATTCTCATGAACAATGGAGATTCACTGTGGGAGCGAGCCTGCTCGCGATGGCGGCAGGTCAGTCACTTCGATGTTGGATGTGCCACCGTCATCGCGAGCAGGCTCGCTCCCACAAGGTTTGTGTCCATAAGCAAGCTGTGTGTCACCGGCCAGCGGAAAAACAAATAACCTTGCCTTGATCAGCTAGTCTCTGATGCGCAAACGCCCTCATGCGCGTATGATTCGCGACCCTTCGGCGATCCCTTCGCCCAAGTACCCAGTTTTCAGACCACACCGGGAGGTGCCCAGATGAGTATCAAAGACCAGCAAGACGACCAGCCAATCGGCCCAGCAGGCGAAAAACTGCAGAAAGTCCTCGCCCGTATCGGCGTCGGCTCGCGCCGTGACGTGGAAGCCTGGATCAGCCATGGCCGCATCAAGGTCAACGGCAAAGACGCCACCCTTGGCCAGCGCGTCGACATGCACGACGCCATCACCATCGATGGCAAGGTGATCAAGCGCGAAGAGGCCGCCGAGTCGGTGCGCCGCGTGATCATGTACAACAAGCCCGACGGCGAGATCTGCACCCGTGTCGACCCGGAAGGCCGCCCGACCGTGTTCGACAAGATGCCGCGCCCTAAAGAGGGTCGCTGGATCAACATCGGTCGCCTGGACATCAACACCACCGGTCTGCTGATGTTCACCACCGACGGTGAGCTGGCCAACCGCCTGATGCACCCTTCCTACGAAATGGACCGTGAATACGCGGTACGTGTGCGCGGCGAAGTCGATGACGAGATGATCGAGCGTCTGAAGGCTGGCGTGGTCCTTGAAGATGGCCCGGCCAAGTTCACCGACATCAAGCAGGCACCAGGCGGTGAAGGTTTCAACCACTGGTATCACTGCGTGGTGATGGAAGGTCGTAACCGCGAAGTTCGTCGCCTGTGGGAATCCCAGGGCCTGGTGGTCAGCCGTCTGAAGCGCGTGCGTTTCGGCCCGGTGTTCCTCAACTCCGACCTGCCGATGGGCCGCTGGCGCGAAATGAGCCAGTACGAAGTCGACATCCTGAGTGCCGAGGTCGGCCTGACGCCGGTCGCGATGCCGCAGATGAACGCCAAGAGCAAGGACAAGCTTGACCGGATGCAGCGCAAGTCGTCGCGTCCGATGGCCAAGACCGAGCGCGTGCGGACCCTGCGTCCGGCCACTGGCGCAGTCGCCGCACCTGCCGCACCTCGTGCCAGCCGCGAGCCGCAGATCGAAGGCGAGCGTCCCGGGCGCAAGCCAGCCGCCCGTCAGGACGGCGAACGCGGTCCACGCACGCCACGTCCGGCCAATGGCCGTACCGAGCGTGGCGAAGGTCGTGGTACGCCGGTAGCCGATCGCCCGGCCGACACCAAGCGTCCGGCCAAGCCTGCACCGAAGCGTCCGGGAATCAAACTGGTCGACGGTGATGCGCCATCGGGCAAGCGCCGTGGCGCACCGGCCGGTTCCGGCCAGCGTCCGGGCTTTGGGCGTCGTAAGCCGGAGTAACCGGCTGAACGCTTCATAAAAACGCCAACCTTCGGGTTGGCGTTTTTTTTTGGACTGGTTTTATGTCTGTGTTGTTTTCGAGGCCGCTTTCGCGAGCAGGCTCGCTCCCACAAGGGATCGCATCTCTGCAAAACAAGCCGCTCTCCTGTGGGAGCGAGCCTGCTCGCGATAGCGCCAGTTGCCGCACCGGGATGTCCGAAGTGGAAAGTCAAAATTACGCACTGTAAAGAATTCATGACGAAATCAGCAGATTAACCCCGTGAAATCGCCCATCCTCGAATATTGTAAGAAAATTCTTACGCGTCATTGCCTTACGTCCTTCTCCCAGAGCTCTAACCCGCTTGTTTCACCGCTCCATGCAGGGTGTTATGCGCGCCATGCCTGTCGTGCAGGTGCATAACAAAAAGGAGGCGCAATGAACGCCGTATTCCATCTCCATCTCTCTGCGAGAGGCGGTTTTCCTGCCTTTCCCGTCGATGATCCGCAAGGATCTGACCCAATTTTTGCAGCCGCCCGAGCCTCTCGGGGCGGACACAGGCAATCCCGGCCATAGACACGCTTGTCCAGCGGGTCTGGCAGCAGGGGGTTACGGGTGTACAATGCGCCGCGTTTTACCTGTGACCTCCTGCGCATCTGCGCAAACCTCAAGGCTATCCGCCTTGTTCACTCCGTCGCGTCACGAGCGTGTCGGGTTCGATTTCGTCACAGATAAAAACAAACAGGTGGCGCATGACCGTTGTAAATACGCTGAACTCCTGGTGCCTGCGCTGGGGTTTGATCGGTGCCGCTTAACGCCTTTCTTGAGCAGCAACGTCTACTGAACATCATCAAACCTTGCGTGAGACCCTTTTCATGAGTGGACAAAACCCGCAATCAGGCGAGCTGAAACGCGGCCTGAAAAATCGCCACATTCAACTGATCGCCCTCGGTGGCGCGATCGGTACCGGCTTGTTCCTCGGCTCGGCCGGGGTACTCAAATCCGCCGGCCCGTCGATGATCCTCGGCTACGCCATCTGCGGCTTCATCGCCTTCATGATCATGCGCCAACTGGGCGAAATGATCGTCGAAGATCCGGTGGCCGGCTCCTTCAGCCATTTTGCGCACAAGTACTGGGGCGGCTTTGCCGGCTTCCTGTCGGGCTGGAACTGCTGGATCCTGTACATTCTGGTGGGCATGTCCGAGCTGACTGCGGTCGGCAAATACATCCACTACTGGGCGCCGGACATCCCGACCTGGGTCTCCGCAGCTGCCTTCTTCGTGCTGATCAATGCGATCAACCTGGCCAACGTCAAAGTCTTTGGCGAGGCCGAGTTCTGGTTCGCGATCATCAAGGTCGTGGCGATCGTCGGCATGATTGCCCTGGGCAGCTACCTGCTGGTCAGCGGCAATGGCGGCCCGCAAGCGGCGGTCAGCAACCTGTGGTCCCACGGTGGCTTCTTCCCGAACGGTGTCAGCGGTCTGGTGATGGCCATGGCTTTCATCATGTTTTCCTTCGGTGGCCTGGAAATGCTCGGTTTCACCGCAGCCGAGGCTGACAAGCCGAAAACCGTGATCCCGAAAGCCATCAACCAGGTGATCTACCGGATCCTGATTTTCTACATCGGTGCCCTGGTCATCCTGCTGTCGTTGACCCCATGGGACAGCTTGCTGACCACTCTGAACGCCTCCGGTGATTCCTACAGCGGCAGCCCGTTCGTGCAAGTGTTCTCGATGCTGGGCAGCAACACCGCTGCGCACATCCTCAACTTCGTGGTCCTGACCGCGGCGTTGTCGGTGTACAACAGCGGCACCTACTGCAACAGCCGCATGCTGCTGGGCATGGCCGAGCAGGGCGACGCGCCGAAGGGCCTGGCGAAGATCGACAAGCGCGGCGTGCCGGTGCGTTCGATCCTGGCCTCGGCCGCCGTGACCCTGATCGCGGTACTGCTGAACTACCTGATCCCGCAAAACGCGCTGGAACTGCTGATGTCGCTGGTGGTGGCCACCCTGGTGATCAACTGGGCGATGATCAGCTACTCGCACTTCAAGTTCCGCCAGCACATGAACAAGACCAAGCAGACGCCGCTGTTCAAGGCCCTGTGGTACCCGTACGGCAACTACATCTGCCTGGCGTTCGTGGTGTTCGTCCTTGGTGTGATGCTGTTGATTCCGGGGATTCAGACATCGGTGTATGCGATTCCGGTGTGGCTGGTGTTCATGTGGGTCTGCTACGTCATCAAGAACAAGCGCAGTGCTCAGCGTGCCTTGCAGGTCGCAGTGGAGTAACTCCGCGCAGAAACAACAAACCCGGCCAAGTGCCGGGTTTGTTGTTTCAGGGCATACACATTTCCCTGTGGGAGCGAGCCTGCTCGCGATAGCGGTGTGTCAGGTTAGTTAGATGTTGACTGACACGCCCTCATCGCGAGCAGGCTCGCTCCCACAAGGGATTTGTGGCGTGCTGAAGATCTGATCGCGGTATCCTGCACGCTCTGAATACGGACGCTTTTCCATGCTGGTGATTTCCAACAACGTGCAGCTGCCGGATGCCGAGATCGAGTTGACGGCCATTCGCGCTCAGGGCGCCGGTGGGCAGAACGTCAACAAGGTCTCCAGTGCCGTGCACCTGCGCTTCGACATTCCGGCGTCGTCCTTGCCCGAGTTCTACAAGGAGCGGCTGCTGGCGCTGCGCGACAGCCGCATCACCAGCGACGGTGTGCTGATCATCAAGGCCCAGCAGTACCGGACGCAGGAGCAGAACCGCGCCGATGCGCTGTTGCGGCTGACCGAGTTGATCCTCAGTGCCACCAAGGTCGAGAAGAAGCGCCGTCCGACCAAGCCGACCCTCGGCTCGAAGACCCGTCGCCTCGAATCCAAGAGCAAGCGCGGCAACATCAAGGCCGGGCGCGGCAAGGTCGACTTCTAAGGAGTGTCCCGCGCTTCGCGTTGCTTCGGTGCCTGCCGATACAAGTAAAGGCTCAGTACCAATCCGCTCAAGGCGGCGAAGGCAGCGAACAGGAAGATCGAAGCGAAACCGAACCCGGCTGCAATCGCCCCGGCCAGCGGGCCGGTGATCCCCAGCGACAAGTCGATGAACAGCGAATAGGCGCCGACAGCTGCGCCACGGCTGGAGGCCGGGACCAGGTTGACCGCCTCCACGCCCAGTGCCGGAAACACCAGCGAAAAGCCGAAGCCGCTCAGCGCCGCACCCGCCAGTGCCCAGTGGGCATCCGGTGCCAGCCACAGCAAGAGCAATCCCAGGGTTTCCACCGACAGGCAGGCAATGGCCACGCGAAAGCCGCCGAGGCGGTTGATCAGGTTGCCGAACAGCAAGCGCGCGCCGATGAAGCTGGCGCCGAACAGGCTCAGGCACAGCACCGCGTTGTCCCAGTGTTGCGTGGCGTAATACAGGGTGATGAAGGTGGCGATGGTGCCGAAGCCGATGGAGCCCAGGGCCAGTCCGCAGCCGTGCGGGAAAACTCGCCCCAGCACATGCATGAACGGCAGACGCTCACCGGCAACGATCGGTGCGGCGGTTTTCGGCCAGGCCAACAGCAGACCGATCACGGCCAGCAACACAATGCTCACCCCCATGCTCCACAAGCCCAGTCGATGGACGAGCAACACGCCCAAGGGCGCGCCGACAGCCAGTGCGCCATAACTGGCGATACCGTTCCACGAGATGACTTTGGCCGTGTTCGCCGCGCCGACCCGGCCGATGCCCCAGCCAATCGAGCCCGAGCCCACCAGGCTTTCCGCGCTGCCGAGCACCAGCCGGCCGATCAACAGGCTGATCAGGCTGAGCATCGGCAGGCTCTGGGTCCAGGCGGAGACCAGCATGAACACACCGCTCAAGCCGCAACCGGCCAGGCCATACATCACAGCCAGCTTGCTGCCCTTGTTGTCGATGATCTTCCCGGCATAGGGGCGGCTGAGCAGGGTGGCCAGGTATTGCACACTGATCACCAGGCCCGCGATCACCGCGCCGAAGCCCAGGTCGCTGTGGACGTAACCGGGCAATACGGCCAGGGGGATGCCGATGTTCAGGTAGCCGATGAAGGTGAAAAGGACGATGGAAACAACTTGCAGCGTGACCGCCAGGGGGCGCTGGTTTTCAGGCATGGGTAAAGGTCCACGGTAAAGCAGGATAGATAGGCTGCTTATGATAACGGTGTGGACGGTCACAGGTTGTGAAAAGGTAAAACTATTTGCCGGGCGGCGTCATTCAGGTTTGGCGGGAGCGACCAGCTGCGTGGTGACCAGGGCGGCCAGCGCATTTTCCTGGGTGCCGAAGCGAGCGAGCAAGGCTGCTTGTTTCTCGGGGGAGAGGCGATTCCAGATCCCGATCATTTTCTCGGCGGTGCCGATCAGGACGCTGGCCTGCGCTTCGCTGAATTCATCGGTCATGGGTAAAGGCTCTTTCAGGCAGTGTGGAAAGCGCATGTTAGCGCTTTCCACACGGTCTGTACGGCGGGTGTTTCAGTCTTCTCTGTCAGCCTGGCGGCTGTCAGTGGCTTCTTTCGGCTCGGGCTGTTGGGCGCCGGCTTGCTGCGTGGTCGTCTGCTCAGGTTCGTGCAGGCTTGGGAAGGGGAGATTAGGAATCTCGTGCATAGTCGCGCTCCTCGCTAAGTCTGTTGATAGATCTGGTAGATCCGCGCTTTTAAAAAGCCTGGGCAGGATACAGCACTGAAAATGACAAACGGACTTTTATATCCATTTGTTTCGACGGATGGGATTGTCTAGACATGA includes:
- a CDS encoding ScpA family protein; the encoded protein is MVYGQAVMEMPLDLYIPPDALEVFLEAFEGPLDLLLYLIRKQNINILDIPVAEITRQYMGYVELMQSVRLELAAEYLVMAAMLAEIKSRMLLPRAETVEDEEEDPRAELIRRLQEYERFKAAAEGIDGLSRVGRDVVVPKLDAPEARARKLLPDVRLSELLLSMAEVLRRGDMFESHQVSREALSTRERMSDVLERLKGGGFVPFVELFTAEEGRLGVVVTFMAILELVKESLVELVQNEPFAAIHVRARAE
- a CDS encoding amino acid permease: MSGQNPQSGELKRGLKNRHIQLIALGGAIGTGLFLGSAGVLKSAGPSMILGYAICGFIAFMIMRQLGEMIVEDPVAGSFSHFAHKYWGGFAGFLSGWNCWILYILVGMSELTAVGKYIHYWAPDIPTWVSAAAFFVLINAINLANVKVFGEAEFWFAIIKVVAIVGMIALGSYLLVSGNGGPQAAVSNLWSHGGFFPNGVSGLVMAMAFIMFSFGGLEMLGFTAAEADKPKTVIPKAINQVIYRILIFYIGALVILLSLTPWDSLLTTLNASGDSYSGSPFVQVFSMLGSNTAAHILNFVVLTAALSVYNSGTYCNSRMLLGMAEQGDAPKGLAKIDKRGVPVRSILASAAVTLIAVLLNYLIPQNALELLMSLVVATLVINWAMISYSHFKFRQHMNKTKQTPLFKALWYPYGNYICLAFVVFVLGVMLLIPGIQTSVYAIPVWLVFMWVCYVIKNKRSAQRALQVAVE
- the rluB gene encoding 23S rRNA pseudouridine(2605) synthase RluB, with product MSIKDQQDDQPIGPAGEKLQKVLARIGVGSRRDVEAWISHGRIKVNGKDATLGQRVDMHDAITIDGKVIKREEAAESVRRVIMYNKPDGEICTRVDPEGRPTVFDKMPRPKEGRWINIGRLDINTTGLLMFTTDGELANRLMHPSYEMDREYAVRVRGEVDDEMIERLKAGVVLEDGPAKFTDIKQAPGGEGFNHWYHCVVMEGRNREVRRLWESQGLVVSRLKRVRFGPVFLNSDLPMGRWREMSQYEVDILSAEVGLTPVAMPQMNAKSKDKLDRMQRKSSRPMAKTERVRTLRPATGAVAAPAAPRASREPQIEGERPGRKPAARQDGERGPRTPRPANGRTERGEGRGTPVADRPADTKRPAKPAPKRPGIKLVDGDAPSGKRRGAPAGSGQRPGFGRRKPE
- a CDS encoding translation initiation factor 2, encoding MRKGPLCLMLVTLSIGAPAHGEEYAEGGNSTPLSLSAGSQITELQQRLKESERQREDLNKQLQTAESERESPLLARLRQENQRLKLQLKEAQASSPLPRLLTDQQQWFVIGAGVALLALLCGIFASGASRKRRQWLN
- the arfB gene encoding alternative ribosome rescue aminoacyl-tRNA hydrolase ArfB translates to MLVISNNVQLPDAEIELTAIRAQGAGGQNVNKVSSAVHLRFDIPASSLPEFYKERLLALRDSRITSDGVLIIKAQQYRTQEQNRADALLRLTELILSATKVEKKRRPTKPTLGSKTRRLESKSKRGNIKAGRGKVDF
- a CDS encoding LTXXQ domain protein — its product is MRKTLIALMFAAALPTVAMAMPEGAGPMDGSMDGSRHGGQMHGMHGKGPYSELDLSREQREQIRKIMGEQMHERKQLVDKYLEKLPPADQKAMKDEMAANHKKAEADVRALLKPDQQKKFDEIQKKQAERRAEWTEFKAWKAQQPQKAQ
- a CDS encoding YciI family protein; translation: MLYAIIATDVANSLEARLAARPAHLERLQVLKGEGRIVLAGPHPAIDSNDPGAAGFTGSLIVAEFDSLSAAQAWADADPYIAAGVYANVLVKPFKQVLP
- the scpB gene encoding SMC-Scp complex subunit ScpB, producing the protein MNLTEPRDLAPLLEAFLLASGKPQSLESLFELFEEGERPEPPVFKKALTILAKSCDGRAFELKEVASGYRLQIREKFAPWVGRLWEERPQRYSRAMLETMALIAYRQPITRGEIEDVRGVAVNSNIVKTLMEREWIRIVGYRDVPGKPAMFATTKAFLDHFNLKNLDDLPPLAELRELEPDPVLDFDDAPVPAALQELADASAEPEEPKEETSFHTLLLELDSMEEGIKTDFDDLLRDGAPPEFDPEQPVIEPEVEAAQPEPEPEGEPEPDIEPEQDDDILGVAEAREKLLAAVAALEQPKPEPELSDEEAEAQALAEAIEAERRQFED
- a CDS encoding septation protein A, which gives rise to MKQFIDFIPLLLFFIVFKIDPRVVDIAGHEVTVGGIYSATAMLIVSSLAVYGTLFIKQRKLEKSQWLTLIACLVFGSLTLAFHSETFLKWKAPVVNWLFALAFIGSHFVGDSLLIKRIMGHALTLPEPVWTRLNIAWIAFFLFCGAANLFVAFTFQSYWVDFKVFGSLGMTLLFLVGQGIYLSRHLHDADTTSPKTED
- a CDS encoding response regulator transcription factor; translated protein: MSELLLIDDDQELCELLSSWLSQEGFQVRACHDGQSARRALAETAPAAVVLDVMLPDGSGLELLKQLRSDHPDLPVLMLSARGEPLDRILGLELGADDYLAKPCDPRELTARLRAVLRRSHPAAVSSQMQLGDLCFSPVRGVVSIDEQEFTLTVSESRLLEALLKQPGEPLDKQELAQIALGRKLTLYDRSLDMHVSNLRKKIGPHPDGRPRIVALRSRGYYYSL
- a CDS encoding L-threonylcarbamoyladenylate synthase, whose protein sequence is MSQFFQIHPENPQARLIKQAVEIIRKGGVVIYPTDSSYAIGCQIGDKVAVERVRRLRQLDEKHNFALICSDLSQLGLFAKIDTGTFRILKAHLPGPYTFILNATREVPRLLLHPKKRTIGLRVPSHPIALALLAELGEPLMSVTLIMPGDEDPLSDPHEMRQLLEHQVDLIIDGGFGGIKASTVISLADGEPEVIRVGCGDPAPFMVEA
- a CDS encoding PHP domain-containing protein; the protein is MNVDLHCHSTASDGALAPAVLVARAFEKGVRVLALTDHDTLEGLDEARHAATALGMQLVNGVELSCTWGGATIHVLGYGFDVNAAPLVEAIARLHDGRWLRSEEISRKLALKGMPGALEGARQIQQELGDSGNAPARPHFADWMVREGFVKDRAEAFRKWLGAGKLGDVKQHWPTLEETVETLRAAKAWVSLAHPWHYEFTRSKRRRLIADYIQAGGHAIEVVNGYQPAEQVGSLAILAREFGLLVSAGSDFHGPGGWSEIGEYRSLPEDLPPLWCRFKHDPVIAAV